In the genome of Polyodon spathula isolate WHYD16114869_AA chromosome 57, ASM1765450v1, whole genome shotgun sequence, one region contains:
- the LOC121307556 gene encoding arylsulfatase G-like yields MEGCSISLILPAALFTGFLYYVSNLRTGVDTNHLQKPNFIIILADDIGWGDLGQNWPRTSETPNLDLMAQQGMRFTDFHAAASTCSPSRASLLTGRLGLRNGVTRNFAVGSVGGLPLNESTLANILKGGGYYTAMIGKWHLGHHGLYHPSNRGFDYYFGIPYSNDMGCTDTPGYDIPSCPPCPKDPETDCCKHKDCYSTVALPLYENMSIVEQPVNLSALTEHYAERATRIIKHASKPFLLYVALAHMHVPLSLAGRFVNTTRQGVYSASLREMDSLIGLIKNTSDTTDKENTIIWFTGDNGPWCQKCEFSGSVGPFLGSWQAHKGGSSAKQTTWEGGHRVPTVAYWPGKIPANITSTALLSVLDILPTVLSLARVGLPLDRHYDGMDATEVLFNRSQTGHKTLFHPNSGAAGRFGDLQTVRLEQYKAYYLTGGAEACGGGTGPEQLHDPPLIFDLSRDVAEGAPLDSSSAEYRGVLERVAAEREAVLQDIATDNVSRADYTIDPAVEPCCNHQHIVCRCQGQE; encoded by the exons ATGGAAGGATGCTCAATATCCCTGATTCTGCCAGCTGCTTTGTTCACTGGATTTCTGTACTATGTTTCCAACCTCCGAACTGGAGTCGACACAAATCATTTGCAGAAGCCAAATTTTATTATCATTCTGGCTGATGATATTGGATGGGGAGACCTGGGGCAAAACTGGCCAAGAACAAGTGAGACCCCCAACCTAGATCTGATGGCACAACAAGGAATGAG ATTTACAGATTTCCACGCAGCTGCTTCAACGTGCTCCCCATCCAGAGCCTCCCTGCTGACCGGCAGGCTGGGGTTAAGGAATGGAGTGACCCGGAACTTTGCTGTTGGTTCTGTAGGGGGTCTCCCACTCAACGAGTCTACACTTGCTAACATATTGAAGGGGGGCGGATACTACACTGCCATGATAG GTAAATGGCATCTGGGGCACCACGGCCTGTATCATCCTAGCAATCGGG GTTTTGATTACTATTTTGGGATTCCTTACAGCAATGACATGGGCTGCACAGACACGCCCGGGTATGACATTCCAAGCTGCCCTCCATGCCCAAAAGATCCTGAGACAGACTG cTGCAAACATAAAGACTGTTACTCAACAGTAGCACTACCTCTATACGAGAACATGAGCATTGTGGAGCAGCCTGTTAACCTGAGTGCCTTGACAGAACACTACGCAGAGAGAGCGACAAGAATTATCAAGCATGCCAG caaaccCTTCTTGTTGTATGTGGCACTGGCACACATGCATGTCCCTCTGTCTCTAGCTGGGCGCTTTGTAAACACAACTCGCCAAGGCGTATATAGTGCCAGCCTCAGGGAAATGGACAGTCTTATCGGCTTGATAAAGAACACTTCTGAcaccacagataaagaaaacaCCATCATCTGGTTTACTg GAGACAATGGCCCTTGGTGCCAGAAGTGTGAGTTTTCAGGAAGTGTAGGTCCTTTTCTTGGAAGCTGGCAGGCACACAAAG GAGGGAGTTCTGCCAAACAGACAACATGGGAAGGTGGGCACCGGGTACCCACTGTTGCATACTGGCCAGGCAAGATCCCAGCCAACATCACCAGCACGGCACTGCTCAG TGTGCTGGATATCCTCCCGACTGTACTGTCCCTGGCTAGGGTGGGCCTCCCACTCGACCGGCACTATGATGGAATGGATGCCACTGAGGTTTTGTTCAATCGCTCACAAACAGGACACAAG ACTCTGTTCCACCCCAATAGTGGAGCTGCTGGTCGATTTGGAGATCTGCAGACTGTGAGACTAGAGCAGTACAAGGCTTATTACCTCACAG GGGGTGCAGAGGCATGTGGAGGGGGTACAGGACCAGAGCAGCTCCACGACCCCCCTCTCATTTTCGACCTGTCCCGTGACGTTGCGGAGGGGGCTCCCCTGGACAGCAGCAGCGCAGAGTACCGAGGCGTCCTGGAGAGGGTCGCTGCCGAGAGAGAGGCCGTGCTTCAGGACATCGCCACAGACAACGTCTCCCGA